Proteins encoded in a region of the Coffea eugenioides isolate CCC68of unplaced genomic scaffold, Ceug_1.0 ScVebR1_1249;HRSCAF=2069, whole genome shotgun sequence genome:
- the LOC113755148 gene encoding UDP-glycosyltransferase 86A1-like isoform X2, with translation MAGTYRKPHAIMIPYPYQGHINPFVHLAIKLASKGFIITFVNTQSVHHQISKAQTGCRRDDIFAKARQSGLDIRYATVSDGFPLSFDRSLNEDQFVEGLIHVFSAHIDELVGNLVNSETEPPATCLISDTFFVWGSVIARKHNLVHVSFWTEPALVLTLYYHLDLLRRNGHFASPVNRRDNIDYIPGVKAIEPGDLMSYLQATDIWTVVHQVIYQAFDDVKRADIIICNTVQELELETISALNRKQPTYAIGPVFPASFTKSNVATSLWSESDCTQWLNDKPDGSVLYVSFGSYAHTSKQDILEMAHGLSSSGVSFIWVVRPDIVSSDETDFLPVGFEDQIKDRGLIVPWCCQIAVISHPAIGGFLTHCGWNSILESIWCSVPLVCYPLVTDQFTNRKLVINDWKIGINLCDKQAITRDEVVEKISLLMNGQVLDELRAAIKEVRKKLELALSTNGSSEGNFHQFVEKIKTQMREKVGIAANGHLSSR, from the exons ATGGCCGGCACATACCGGAAACCCCATGCAATTATGATCCCATATCCTTATCAAGGTCACATTAACCCCTTTGTACACCTAGCGATCAAGCTTGCCTCCAAAGGTTTCATAATCACTTTTGTTAACACCCAATCAGTGCACCACCAGATCTCCAAAGCACAAACGGGCTGCAGAAGAGATGACATTTTCGCCAAAGCCCGTCAATCTGGTCTGGACATACGTTACGCCACCGTCAGTGATGGGTTCCCGCTTTCTTTTGATCGATCCTTGAACGAGGATCAATTCGTGGAAGGCTTAATACATGTTTTCTCTGCCCACATCGATGAACTAGTGGGAAATTTAGTAAATTCGGAAACAGAACCTCCAGCTACATGCTTGATCTCGGATACGTTCTTCGTGTGGGGATCTGTAATTGCCAGGAAACATAATCTCGTCCACGTTTCTTTCTGGACCGAACCAGCTTTGGTCCTCACTCTCTATTATCACTTGGACCTCCTCAGGCGAAATGGCCATTTCGCCTCTCCTG TGAATCGCAGGGACAACATAGATTACATTCCAGGAGTTAAAGCTATCGAGCCCGGAGACCTGATGTCATATCTTCAAGCCACCGACATCTGGACGGTGGTGCACCAGGTAATTTACCAGGCTTTTGACGATGTGAAAAGAGCCGACATCATAATTTGCAACACTGTCCAAGAGCTGGAGCTGGAAACAATCTCAGCCCTTAATCGCAAACAGCCAACCTATGCCATTGGGCCCGTCTTCCCAGCTAGCTTTACCAAGAGCAATGTAGCCACTAGTTTGTGGTCTGAGTCAGACTGCACTCAGTGGCTTAACGATAAGCCTGATGGGTCAGTTTTGTACGTCTCATTCGGGAGCTATGCTCACACCAGCAAACAAGACATTTTGGAAATGGCCCATGGGCTCTCATCAAGTGGGGTGAGTTTTATTTGGGTGGTTCGTCCAGACATTGTCAGCTCCGATGAAACTGATTTCTTGCCCGTTGGATTTGAAGACCAGATTAAAGATCGTGGTCTGATTGTACCGTGGTGTTGCCAGATTGCGGTGATATCACATCCTGCGATCGGGGGTTTCTTAACTCATTGCGGATGGAATTCGATATTGGAAAGTATATGGTGTAGCGTGCCGTTGGTTTGTTATCCACTGGTTACTGATCAATTCACCAATCGTAAGTTGGTGATCAATGATTGGAAAATTGGAATTAACCTTTGTGACAAGCAGGCGATCACTAGGGATGAGGTCGTGGAGAAAATTAGTCTTTTAATGAATGGACAAGTTTTGGATGAGTTGAGAGCGGCAATCAAGGAAGTCAGAAAGAAATTAGAACTTGCACTGTCCACAAATGGATCATCGGAGGGCAACTTCCATCAGTTTGTGGAGAAAATCAAGACCCAAATGCGGGAGAAAGTTGGGATAGCTGCTAACGGACACCTTTCTTCTCGTTGA
- the LOC113755148 gene encoding UDP-glycosyltransferase 86A1-like isoform X1 — protein sequence MQVQPNKGITNDFLLPSIIGHRFASSSTAAHPLPNTNHLSLVPQRKMAGTYRKPHAIMIPYPYQGHINPFVHLAIKLASKGFIITFVNTQSVHHQISKAQTGCRRDDIFAKARQSGLDIRYATVSDGFPLSFDRSLNEDQFVEGLIHVFSAHIDELVGNLVNSETEPPATCLISDTFFVWGSVIARKHNLVHVSFWTEPALVLTLYYHLDLLRRNGHFASPVNRRDNIDYIPGVKAIEPGDLMSYLQATDIWTVVHQVIYQAFDDVKRADIIICNTVQELELETISALNRKQPTYAIGPVFPASFTKSNVATSLWSESDCTQWLNDKPDGSVLYVSFGSYAHTSKQDILEMAHGLSSSGVSFIWVVRPDIVSSDETDFLPVGFEDQIKDRGLIVPWCCQIAVISHPAIGGFLTHCGWNSILESIWCSVPLVCYPLVTDQFTNRKLVINDWKIGINLCDKQAITRDEVVEKISLLMNGQVLDELRAAIKEVRKKLELALSTNGSSEGNFHQFVEKIKTQMREKVGIAANGHLSSR from the exons atgcaaGTGCAGCCCAATAAAGGAATAACCAACGACTTTCTGTTGCCTTCAATTATTGGACACAGATTTGCGAGCTCCTCTACCGCTGCCCACCCATTACCCAACACCAACCATCTATCGCTCGTCCCCCAGAGGAAAATGGCCGGCACATACCGGAAACCCCATGCAATTATGATCCCATATCCTTATCAAGGTCACATTAACCCCTTTGTACACCTAGCGATCAAGCTTGCCTCCAAAGGTTTCATAATCACTTTTGTTAACACCCAATCAGTGCACCACCAGATCTCCAAAGCACAAACGGGCTGCAGAAGAGATGACATTTTCGCCAAAGCCCGTCAATCTGGTCTGGACATACGTTACGCCACCGTCAGTGATGGGTTCCCGCTTTCTTTTGATCGATCCTTGAACGAGGATCAATTCGTGGAAGGCTTAATACATGTTTTCTCTGCCCACATCGATGAACTAGTGGGAAATTTAGTAAATTCGGAAACAGAACCTCCAGCTACATGCTTGATCTCGGATACGTTCTTCGTGTGGGGATCTGTAATTGCCAGGAAACATAATCTCGTCCACGTTTCTTTCTGGACCGAACCAGCTTTGGTCCTCACTCTCTATTATCACTTGGACCTCCTCAGGCGAAATGGCCATTTCGCCTCTCCTG TGAATCGCAGGGACAACATAGATTACATTCCAGGAGTTAAAGCTATCGAGCCCGGAGACCTGATGTCATATCTTCAAGCCACCGACATCTGGACGGTGGTGCACCAGGTAATTTACCAGGCTTTTGACGATGTGAAAAGAGCCGACATCATAATTTGCAACACTGTCCAAGAGCTGGAGCTGGAAACAATCTCAGCCCTTAATCGCAAACAGCCAACCTATGCCATTGGGCCCGTCTTCCCAGCTAGCTTTACCAAGAGCAATGTAGCCACTAGTTTGTGGTCTGAGTCAGACTGCACTCAGTGGCTTAACGATAAGCCTGATGGGTCAGTTTTGTACGTCTCATTCGGGAGCTATGCTCACACCAGCAAACAAGACATTTTGGAAATGGCCCATGGGCTCTCATCAAGTGGGGTGAGTTTTATTTGGGTGGTTCGTCCAGACATTGTCAGCTCCGATGAAACTGATTTCTTGCCCGTTGGATTTGAAGACCAGATTAAAGATCGTGGTCTGATTGTACCGTGGTGTTGCCAGATTGCGGTGATATCACATCCTGCGATCGGGGGTTTCTTAACTCATTGCGGATGGAATTCGATATTGGAAAGTATATGGTGTAGCGTGCCGTTGGTTTGTTATCCACTGGTTACTGATCAATTCACCAATCGTAAGTTGGTGATCAATGATTGGAAAATTGGAATTAACCTTTGTGACAAGCAGGCGATCACTAGGGATGAGGTCGTGGAGAAAATTAGTCTTTTAATGAATGGACAAGTTTTGGATGAGTTGAGAGCGGCAATCAAGGAAGTCAGAAAGAAATTAGAACTTGCACTGTCCACAAATGGATCATCGGAGGGCAACTTCCATCAGTTTGTGGAGAAAATCAAGACCCAAATGCGGGAGAAAGTTGGGATAGCTGCTAACGGACACCTTTCTTCTCGTTGA